One region of Arthrobacter sp. StoSoilB22 genomic DNA includes:
- a CDS encoding ABC transporter ATP-binding protein codes for MSAAIIVKGLKKTFNLRHSHSLKETLVWLVKGRKSDLSKKFDALHDVSFEIQPGETVALLGFNGSGKSTLLKLISGVILPDKGTVRTKGRVAGLIEVGAGFHPDLSGRENVFLNAAILGMTEQEINEKFDEIVAFSEIEQFIDTEVKFYSSGMFLRLAFAVAVHTQPDIFLVDEILAVGDEPFQKKCLAKIKQLSDEGRTLVVVSHDLDMISRICDRGVVLASGTVQFEGPADQAVAWLRDSN; via the coding sequence ATGAGCGCCGCAATAATCGTCAAGGGCCTTAAGAAGACCTTCAATCTCCGCCATTCGCACTCCCTCAAGGAGACCCTGGTATGGCTGGTGAAGGGCCGGAAAAGCGACCTCAGCAAGAAGTTCGATGCACTCCATGACGTGAGCTTCGAGATTCAGCCAGGGGAGACCGTGGCTTTGTTGGGTTTCAACGGCTCGGGTAAATCCACGCTGTTGAAACTCATCTCCGGCGTTATCCTGCCGGACAAAGGCACAGTCCGCACGAAGGGTCGCGTTGCCGGGTTGATCGAAGTTGGCGCAGGTTTTCACCCGGACTTGTCCGGTCGCGAGAATGTCTTCCTCAATGCCGCTATCCTCGGAATGACCGAGCAGGAAATCAACGAGAAGTTCGACGAAATCGTTGCGTTCTCCGAGATAGAGCAGTTCATCGACACCGAAGTGAAGTTCTATTCCTCCGGTATGTTCCTGAGGCTTGCTTTCGCAGTAGCAGTCCACACTCAGCCCGATATCTTCTTGGTGGATGAGATTTTGGCGGTGGGCGACGAACCCTTCCAGAAGAAGTGTCTGGCTAAAATCAAGCAGCTTTCGGATGAGGGACGGACGCTGGTTGTGGTCAGCCACGACCTCGACATGATCTCGCGCATCTGCGACAGGGGAGTTGTGCTTGCCTCCGGCACGGTGCAGTTTGAAGGCCCCGCTGACCAGGCTGTGGCATGGCTTCGCGATAGCAACTAG
- a CDS encoding ABC transporter permease, with protein MTTSTDTYAVPGVGAGLLDVYRRRYLLKLIVRKELRVRYRGSVLGLAWSYVKPLVQYVVLFFALGIVLRVGDQIPNYALYMFSGVIVINFFSEAFSNATRSIVSNAALVKKIYLPRELFPVASVWVAAVHFLPQLVVLLAAALLSGWKPDIMQLIGAALGFVIVAVTATGLGLLAGAVNVFFRDAENIVDMLMMIVTWTSPVLYDWTMIRRLAPPWVLFIYQLNPITVAVELFHWAFWYPTVDRPVELPPHLMWTGLIGLGMAALFLIIGQLVFRRLEGHFAQEV; from the coding sequence ATGACGACTTCCACTGATACCTATGCTGTTCCCGGGGTAGGAGCGGGGCTGCTGGATGTTTACCGGCGCCGCTATCTCCTGAAATTGATCGTGCGTAAGGAACTCCGTGTGAGGTACCGGGGTTCTGTCCTGGGCCTTGCCTGGTCCTACGTCAAACCTCTGGTTCAGTACGTTGTGCTGTTCTTCGCTTTGGGGATTGTGCTTCGCGTAGGGGATCAGATTCCCAATTACGCGCTGTACATGTTCTCCGGCGTCATCGTCATCAATTTCTTCTCGGAAGCGTTCTCGAATGCCACGAGATCAATCGTGTCGAATGCCGCGCTGGTCAAAAAGATCTATCTGCCAAGGGAGCTGTTCCCGGTAGCCTCTGTCTGGGTGGCAGCGGTTCATTTCCTTCCCCAACTGGTGGTCTTGTTGGCAGCTGCGCTGCTCAGCGGGTGGAAACCGGACATTATGCAGCTCATTGGAGCTGCTCTGGGCTTCGTCATTGTGGCAGTAACGGCGACCGGCCTGGGCCTCTTGGCCGGAGCCGTCAATGTCTTCTTCCGCGATGCTGAGAACATCGTCGACATGTTGATGATGATCGTCACGTGGACATCGCCCGTGCTTTATGACTGGACCATGATCCGCCGGCTGGCACCGCCTTGGGTGTTGTTCATCTACCAGCTCAACCCGATCACAGTGGCTGTCGAGTTGTTCCACTGGGCCTTCTGGTATCCCACTGTTGACCGTCCAGTCGAACTGCCTCCACATCTGATGTGGACGGGATTGATTGGTTTGGGCATGGCTGCCTTGTTCCTTATCATCGGCCAACTCGTCTTCCGACGACTTGAGGGCCACTTTGCGCAGGAGGTCTAG
- a CDS encoding glycosyltransferase — MTATTNESQEISMTGTTAAETPAPTEENLRIVQRVIFPANRDLDTLPLYVDPDTNKVQRSGGNTDVQAIGMARKLHPEDILGRGSVQVRRGERLSFGSYFNAFPASYWRKWTIATKTVLHIETEGEGTVIVYRSNARGAAQRVDSILVEGSSTNDFELTLAPFGDGGWYWFDLIAGGDGMTLKSAHWAVPDEGRAQGRVTLGVTTFNRADYCLETIKSIDADAGLREILAELIIVDQGNKKVADEAGFDTVAESMGDQLRIINQGNLGGSGGFARNMYEMVVSDKSDYVMLLDDDIELETEGVMRAVAFADLCRKPTIVGGHMFDMYNKSVLHAYSEVVNFYRFLWGPVEGLGNHDFSNAGLRSTPQLHRRWDADYNGWWMCLIPKTVVETIGLSLPVFIKWDDAEYSLRGRAAGFPTVTLPGAAVWHVSWADKDDSVDWQAYYHERNRLIATLLHSPFPKGGRILRESLNTDVKHLVSMQYYPEQARVMALRDVLAGPGNLHEQLPTTMPQLRAMREEFQDSQVKTDPAAFPEVFRKRPPKKPQSYKQPGALGLLPWAVKTVLKQTLAPVRDTAKANPEAHVAHQDGKWWSLAHLDSAVVSNADGTGASWHLRDPKMARQLLVESARLHAQLFSNWETLRAQYQEALPEITSMESWRKTFEASEPSK; from the coding sequence ATGACCGCTACAACAAACGAAAGCCAGGAGATCTCCATGACGGGCACTACTGCCGCTGAAACCCCGGCACCGACGGAAGAGAACCTGCGGATTGTCCAGCGCGTAATTTTCCCCGCCAACCGTGACCTCGACACTCTGCCGCTGTACGTGGATCCTGACACCAACAAGGTCCAGAGGAGCGGCGGGAACACCGATGTACAGGCCATCGGCATGGCACGGAAGCTCCACCCCGAAGACATCCTGGGCCGCGGCTCCGTCCAGGTCCGTCGTGGGGAGCGCCTTTCATTCGGGTCCTACTTCAACGCTTTCCCTGCCAGCTACTGGCGTAAGTGGACTATTGCTACCAAGACCGTTCTTCACATTGAAACCGAGGGCGAAGGAACGGTCATCGTGTACCGTTCCAACGCTCGTGGTGCGGCCCAGCGTGTTGATTCGATTTTGGTGGAGGGCTCGTCCACTAATGATTTCGAGCTGACATTGGCTCCCTTCGGCGACGGCGGCTGGTACTGGTTTGATCTCATTGCCGGCGGCGACGGCATGACGCTCAAGAGTGCTCATTGGGCCGTCCCTGATGAGGGTCGCGCACAAGGCCGCGTCACGCTCGGCGTCACAACGTTTAATCGCGCCGATTACTGCCTCGAGACCATCAAGTCCATCGATGCCGACGCGGGTCTCCGGGAAATCCTTGCCGAGCTCATCATCGTGGATCAGGGCAACAAGAAGGTAGCTGACGAAGCTGGCTTCGACACCGTTGCAGAGTCCATGGGTGATCAACTCCGGATCATCAACCAGGGTAACCTGGGCGGCTCTGGCGGCTTTGCCCGGAACATGTACGAAATGGTTGTTTCTGACAAGAGCGACTACGTCATGCTGCTGGACGACGACATCGAGCTGGAAACAGAGGGAGTCATGCGTGCGGTGGCGTTTGCCGACCTCTGCCGCAAGCCGACCATTGTTGGCGGCCACATGTTCGACATGTACAACAAGTCGGTCCTGCACGCCTACTCAGAGGTCGTCAACTTCTACCGGTTCCTCTGGGGTCCGGTGGAAGGGCTCGGTAATCACGACTTCTCCAATGCAGGTCTGCGTTCCACGCCTCAGCTTCACCGTCGCTGGGATGCAGACTACAACGGCTGGTGGATGTGCCTTATCCCCAAGACGGTTGTGGAGACCATTGGCCTGTCCCTCCCGGTGTTCATTAAGTGGGACGACGCGGAGTATTCCCTCCGCGGCCGCGCAGCCGGCTTCCCAACAGTCACCCTTCCCGGGGCTGCAGTTTGGCATGTCTCTTGGGCCGATAAGGACGACTCCGTAGACTGGCAGGCCTACTACCACGAACGCAATCGTCTCATCGCGACGCTCTTGCATTCGCCGTTCCCCAAGGGCGGACGCATCTTGCGGGAGAGCCTGAACACGGATGTCAAGCACCTGGTGTCAATGCAGTATTACCCCGAGCAGGCCCGCGTTATGGCGCTCCGGGATGTACTTGCCGGACCGGGCAATCTGCACGAGCAACTGCCCACCACCATGCCTCAGCTCCGTGCCATGCGGGAGGAATTCCAGGACTCCCAGGTCAAGACGGACCCCGCTGCGTTCCCGGAAGTTTTCCGCAAGCGTCCTCCGAAGAAGCCGCAATCCTACAAGCAGCCCGGGGCGCTGGGCCTGCTTCCCTGGGCCGTGAAGACTGTCCTTAAGCAGACGCTTGCGCCTGTCCGTGATACCGCGAAGGCCAACCCTGAAGCGCATGTAGCTCATCAGGATGGCAAATGGTGGAGCTTGGCGCACTTGGACAGTGCCGTTGTGTCGAACGCGGACGGCACAGGGGCTTCCTGGCATTTGCGGGATCCCAAGATGGCCCGGCAGCTGCTGGTCGAATCCGCCAGGCTCCATGCGCAGCTCTTCTCCAACTGGGAGACCCTTCGGGCCCAGTACCAGGAGGCGCTTCCTGAGATTACTTCCATGGAATCGTGGCGGAAAACCTTCGAAGCCTCGGAGCCCAGCAAGTAG
- the glf gene encoding UDP-galactopyranose mutase, which produces MNADLVVVGSGFFGLTIAERAATELGLKVAVLDRRHHIGGNAYSENEAQTGIEVHRYGAHLFHTSNERVWEYVNRFTKFTSYQHKVYTSHKGEVYPMPINLGTINQFFRSAMSPTEAKALIAEQAGELAGTDPQNLNDKGIQLIGRPLYEAFIKHYTGKQWQTDPKDLPAEIISRLPVRYNYDNRYFNDTYEGLPVDGYTAWIERMADHPNIEVVLNTDFFDDGEYGRSSVLGQVPVIYTGPVDRYFDYTEGDLSWRTIDLEEEVLPIEDFQGCSVMNYPDADAAFTRIHEFRHFHPERDYTKDATVIMREFSRFAEKGDEPYYPVNTSDDRQKLLAYRDLAKGEKSVLFGGRLGTYKYLDMHMAIGSALSMYDNKIKPHFTGGAKLESGGVDA; this is translated from the coding sequence GTGAACGCTGATCTCGTCGTCGTCGGCTCGGGTTTCTTTGGCCTGACCATTGCAGAACGCGCCGCTACCGAGTTGGGGCTGAAGGTTGCGGTGCTCGATCGCCGCCACCATATTGGTGGAAACGCCTACAGCGAGAATGAGGCGCAGACCGGAATCGAGGTTCACCGCTACGGTGCACACCTCTTCCACACCTCGAATGAACGTGTATGGGAGTACGTGAACAGGTTCACCAAGTTCACGAGCTACCAGCACAAGGTTTACACCAGCCACAAGGGCGAGGTGTACCCCATGCCCATTAACCTGGGCACCATCAACCAGTTCTTCCGTTCGGCCATGAGCCCCACGGAAGCGAAGGCTCTCATCGCCGAGCAGGCTGGCGAACTGGCGGGCACCGATCCCCAGAACCTCAATGACAAGGGCATCCAACTCATTGGCCGTCCCCTGTACGAGGCTTTCATCAAGCACTACACGGGCAAGCAGTGGCAGACTGACCCGAAAGACCTGCCGGCAGAGATCATCTCGCGGCTTCCCGTGCGTTACAACTATGACAACCGGTACTTCAACGACACCTACGAAGGTCTCCCGGTAGACGGCTACACCGCTTGGATTGAGCGCATGGCAGATCACCCGAACATTGAGGTTGTCCTGAACACGGACTTCTTCGACGACGGCGAGTACGGTCGGTCATCTGTCCTCGGTCAGGTGCCGGTCATCTACACGGGTCCGGTGGACAGGTACTTCGACTACACCGAAGGTGATCTCTCGTGGCGCACCATCGATCTCGAAGAAGAGGTACTGCCGATCGAGGACTTCCAAGGCTGTTCAGTCATGAACTACCCGGACGCTGACGCCGCGTTCACGCGCATCCACGAGTTCCGTCACTTCCACCCTGAGCGCGACTACACCAAGGACGCCACCGTCATCATGCGTGAGTTCTCGCGCTTTGCTGAGAAGGGCGACGAGCCTTACTACCCCGTAAACACCTCTGATGACCGTCAGAAGCTCCTGGCGTACCGTGACCTCGCCAAGGGCGAGAAATCGGTTCTGTTTGGTGGCCGTCTTGGAACGTACAAGTACCTCGACATGCACATGGCCATCGGTTCGGCTTTGTCCATGTACGACAACAAGATCAAGCCGCACTTTACCGGCGGCGCCAAGCTTGAAAGCGGGGGAGTGGACGCATGA
- a CDS encoding Gfo/Idh/MocA family oxidoreductase — MANLRAGLIGLGMMGRHHARVIRELEGVDLVAVADSFGDPHNVASGLEVCSSVEQLIEQGIDMAVAAVPTVLHEEVALQLAEAGVHCLVEKPIANDSESGRRIAEAFDSRGLIGAVGHIERFNPSLQSLRERLGNGDLGEVYQISTRRQGPFPSRIADVGVVKDLATHDIDLTAWLAQSNFVNVVAHTTSRSGREHEDMVTAIGHLKSGVVTNHIVNWLSPMKERTTVVLGERGAYIADTISADLTFIENGTFQTDWDSVAAFRGVSEGSSTRFALAKREPLKMEHEAFRDAVLGKSMNIVTMAEGLETLRVAEAVLESANTGSVISL; from the coding sequence GTGGCAAATCTGCGCGCAGGCCTCATCGGGCTGGGGATGATGGGCCGCCACCACGCCCGCGTTATTCGCGAGCTTGAAGGCGTGGACCTCGTCGCCGTCGCTGATTCCTTCGGTGATCCTCACAACGTAGCCAGTGGGCTTGAGGTTTGCAGCTCGGTTGAACAGCTCATCGAGCAGGGTATCGACATGGCTGTAGCCGCGGTGCCTACTGTGCTGCACGAAGAAGTGGCGCTGCAATTGGCGGAAGCCGGAGTGCACTGCTTGGTGGAGAAGCCCATAGCCAACGACTCCGAGTCAGGCCGACGAATTGCCGAGGCTTTCGACTCACGGGGATTGATCGGCGCGGTAGGTCACATTGAGCGGTTCAACCCGTCTTTGCAAAGCCTCCGCGAACGGCTCGGCAACGGTGACCTCGGCGAGGTCTACCAAATTTCGACCCGTCGTCAGGGGCCGTTCCCGTCCCGCATCGCCGATGTCGGTGTGGTCAAGGACCTCGCAACTCACGACATCGACCTCACGGCTTGGCTTGCGCAAAGCAATTTCGTGAACGTCGTGGCACACACTACGTCCAGGAGCGGGCGCGAGCACGAGGACATGGTCACCGCTATTGGCCACCTCAAGAGCGGTGTAGTCACCAACCACATCGTCAACTGGTTGTCGCCCATGAAGGAGCGCACAACTGTGGTTTTGGGTGAGCGGGGTGCTTACATCGCGGATACCATCTCGGCTGACCTGACCTTCATCGAGAACGGCACTTTCCAGACCGATTGGGACTCCGTCGCGGCATTCCGTGGTGTTTCCGAGGGCTCGTCAACGCGTTTTGCCCTGGCAAAGCGCGAACCGCTCAAGATGGAGCACGAGGCATTCCGTGACGCTGTGCTCGGGAAGTCCATGAACATTGTCACAATGGCCGAAGGGCTTGAGACACTTCGAGTTGCTGAGGCCGTACTGGAGTCTGCAAATACGGGCTCCGTGATCTCGCTCTAG
- a CDS encoding DegT/DnrJ/EryC1/StrS family aminotransferase, producing the protein MSPEFIPPAKPIIGDDERKAVEAVLASGQLAQGTEVASFEQEFSQVLLDGRAAVAVNSGTSGLHLGLLAAGIGPGDEVIVPSFTFAATANSVALTGATPVFADVDLDHYTLDPASVESKITDRTAAIMPVHLYGHPFDVDGIGAVASKHGVKVFEDAAQAHGAAVNGRKVGTFGDFAMFSLYPTKNMTSGEGGMVSTGLPDVERRLRLLRNQGMERQYENELVGFNARMTNIHAAIGRVQLTKINAWTKTRQENAAFFDANIEGVVTPKVSEGYEHVYHQYTIRIAEDRDGFAKALREEYNVGCGVYYPIPNHRLAPFQTSDDLPVTEEAAASVLSLPVHPSLSQDDLDRIVSAVNAIAKAGS; encoded by the coding sequence ATGAGCCCCGAATTCATTCCCCCCGCTAAGCCCATCATCGGTGATGACGAGCGCAAGGCAGTAGAGGCCGTCCTGGCCTCCGGCCAACTCGCACAGGGTACGGAGGTTGCGTCCTTTGAGCAGGAGTTCTCGCAGGTCCTCCTCGATGGCAGGGCTGCCGTGGCGGTCAACTCCGGCACTTCCGGTCTGCACCTCGGCCTGTTGGCTGCAGGCATCGGCCCCGGCGACGAAGTAATTGTTCCGTCGTTCACTTTTGCTGCTACCGCCAACTCCGTGGCTTTGACCGGTGCGACTCCTGTCTTCGCTGACGTGGACCTGGATCACTACACCCTTGATCCCGCCTCCGTTGAATCTAAAATCACGGACCGCACGGCTGCCATCATGCCCGTTCACCTCTACGGCCACCCCTTTGACGTAGACGGAATCGGCGCGGTCGCTTCCAAGCACGGCGTGAAGGTATTCGAAGACGCAGCCCAGGCACACGGTGCGGCAGTCAACGGCCGGAAGGTGGGTACCTTCGGTGACTTCGCTATGTTCAGCCTGTACCCCACCAAGAACATGACCTCCGGCGAAGGTGGCATGGTCAGCACCGGCCTGCCCGACGTCGAGCGTCGACTCCGGCTGCTTCGCAACCAGGGCATGGAGCGCCAGTACGAAAATGAGCTTGTTGGCTTCAACGCGCGAATGACCAACATCCACGCTGCAATCGGTCGAGTGCAGCTGACCAAAATCAATGCCTGGACCAAGACCCGTCAGGAGAACGCTGCCTTCTTCGACGCCAACATCGAGGGTGTTGTCACTCCCAAGGTGTCTGAGGGCTACGAGCACGTGTACCACCAGTACACCATTCGCATTGCTGAGGACCGTGATGGATTCGCCAAGGCACTGCGTGAGGAATACAACGTTGGCTGTGGCGTGTACTACCCCATCCCCAACCACCGCCTCGCACCTTTCCAGACTTCAGATGACCTGCCCGTCACTGAGGAAGCCGCGGCCAGTGTGTTGTCGCTCCCGGTGCATCCTTCGTTGAGCCAGGACGACCTTGACCGCATCGTTTCCGCGGTCAACGCCATTGCGAAGGCAGGCAGCTAG
- a CDS encoding acyltransferase — protein MIVVAESADVSDKAVIGDGSKIWHLAQVREQAELGVNCIVGRGAYIGTGVKMGDNCKVQNYALVYEPAVLEAGVFIGPAVVLTNDTYPRAVSPDGGLKSAHDWEPVGVTIREGASIGARAVCVAPVTIGRWATVAAGAVVAKDVPDFALMVGVPAKRHGWVGKAGFPLQRSGENWVCPETGATYVEQNETLREVEA, from the coding sequence GTGATAGTGGTTGCGGAGAGCGCCGATGTTTCAGACAAGGCGGTAATTGGTGATGGATCAAAGATTTGGCATCTGGCCCAAGTCCGCGAGCAGGCCGAATTGGGCGTCAATTGCATCGTAGGACGCGGAGCTTATATTGGCACCGGGGTCAAGATGGGGGACAACTGCAAAGTTCAGAATTATGCACTTGTCTACGAGCCCGCGGTACTGGAGGCCGGCGTCTTTATCGGCCCGGCCGTGGTACTCACAAACGATACTTACCCCCGGGCGGTTAGCCCGGATGGCGGCTTGAAGAGCGCTCACGACTGGGAGCCCGTTGGCGTCACCATTCGTGAAGGAGCATCAATCGGTGCCCGCGCCGTCTGCGTCGCACCAGTGACCATTGGTCGATGGGCAACAGTGGCTGCTGGTGCTGTTGTCGCCAAAGACGTCCCTGATTTTGCCCTGATGGTCGGAGTCCCGGCCAAACGCCATGGTTGGGTCGGTAAAGCTGGTTTCCCGCTGCAGCGCAGTGGTGAGAACTGGGTATGCCCGGAGACCGGCGCCACATATGTTGAACAGAACGAGACCCTTCGAGAGGTAGAGGCATGA